The Streptomyces aurantiacus genome includes a region encoding these proteins:
- the ung gene encoding uracil-DNA glycosylase — translation MTDTAMLPESWRGVLGEELQKPYFKELTEFVEEERDRGPVYPPRDEVFAALAATPYERVKVLVLGQDPYHGEGQGHGLCFSVRPGVKTPPSLRNIYKEMKEELGHPVPDNGYLMPWAEQGVLLLNAVLTVRAGEANSHKGKGWEKFTDAVIRAVTDRPDPAVFVLWGNYAQKKLPLIDEERHIVVKGAHPSPLSAKKFFGSRPFTRIDEAVAEQGHDPIDWRIPDLG, via the coding sequence GTGACCGACACCGCCATGCTGCCCGAGTCCTGGCGCGGCGTCCTGGGCGAAGAGCTGCAGAAGCCCTACTTCAAGGAGCTCACCGAGTTCGTCGAGGAGGAGCGCGACAGGGGCCCTGTCTACCCGCCTCGCGACGAGGTCTTCGCCGCGCTCGCCGCGACGCCGTACGAGCGCGTGAAGGTGCTCGTCCTCGGCCAGGACCCGTACCACGGCGAGGGCCAGGGCCACGGCCTGTGCTTCTCGGTCCGCCCCGGTGTGAAGACCCCGCCTTCCCTGCGCAACATCTACAAGGAGATGAAGGAGGAGCTCGGCCACCCCGTGCCGGACAACGGCTATCTGATGCCGTGGGCCGAGCAGGGTGTCCTGCTGCTCAACGCGGTGCTGACCGTCCGTGCCGGTGAGGCCAACTCGCACAAGGGCAAGGGCTGGGAGAAGTTCACGGACGCGGTGATCCGGGCCGTGACCGACCGGCCCGACCCGGCGGTCTTCGTCCTGTGGGGCAACTACGCGCAGAAGAAGCTCCCGCTCATCGACGAGGAGCGCCACATCGTGGTGAAGGGCGCCCATCCCTCGCCGCTGTCCGCGAAGAAGTTCTTCGGCTCCCGGCCCTTCACCCGGATCGACGAGGCGGTCGCCGAGCAGGGCCACGACCCGATCGACTGGCGGATCCCCGACCTCGGCTGA
- a CDS encoding ABC transporter substrate-binding protein: MFNRNRSLRHLSAIASISLVTGCGVFSSDASEDEGPIVVGTTSAPSTLDPAASWDGSWELFRNIYQTLLSYPAGAAAPEPDAAQSCRFTDDSNRVYSCTLREGLSFSDGHGLDAKAVKHSIDRIRKIAVDGGPAGLLGSLERVDTKGDREVVFRLNKPDATFPFVLATPAMSIVDPEEYPADALREDGKVTGSGPYGLDGYEEGQEARLVRNDNYKGFADRKNGATTIRYFQDSGEMVAALEDGQIDVTLRGLAAKDVVDLQDRRAKDEIQLLEGAGTEISYLVFNPKDPWAKKAAVRKAVAQVIDRPAIAHNIYKDTVEPLYSMVPRGLAGHTTGFFDDYGKPSTAKARQMLLEAGIAERVPLTLWYTTDRYGSTTKPEFEELRRQLNASGLFSVTVKGRPWKTYEAGYRKGEYPVFGRGWFPDFPDAENFIAPFVGEQNALGTPYKSPEITDVLLPESRRQSDRGAVVAQFRRAQDILVDDARLLPLWQGKQYVAASEEISGVERSIDPSTIMMMWELDRKTSW; encoded by the coding sequence GTGTTCAACCGGAATCGGTCTCTACGGCACTTGTCGGCGATCGCGTCCATATCCCTGGTGACGGGATGTGGGGTGTTCTCCTCGGACGCGTCCGAGGACGAGGGTCCGATCGTCGTGGGCACGACCAGCGCGCCCAGCACCCTGGACCCCGCCGCGTCCTGGGACGGCTCCTGGGAGCTGTTCCGCAACATCTACCAGACGCTCCTCAGCTACCCCGCCGGGGCGGCCGCGCCCGAGCCGGACGCCGCCCAGAGCTGCCGCTTCACCGACGACTCCAACCGCGTGTACAGCTGCACGCTGCGGGAGGGTCTCTCCTTCTCCGACGGGCACGGACTCGACGCCAAGGCCGTGAAGCACTCCATCGACCGCATCCGGAAGATCGCCGTGGACGGCGGCCCCGCGGGGCTGCTCGGCAGCCTGGAGCGGGTCGACACGAAGGGCGACCGCGAGGTCGTCTTCCGCCTCAACAAGCCCGACGCCACCTTCCCGTTCGTGCTCGCGACGCCGGCCATGTCGATCGTCGACCCCGAGGAGTACCCGGCCGACGCCCTGCGCGAGGACGGCAAGGTCACCGGATCGGGACCGTACGGCCTGGACGGCTACGAAGAGGGGCAGGAGGCCCGGCTCGTCCGCAACGACAACTACAAGGGCTTCGCCGACCGGAAGAACGGCGCCACCACCATCCGGTACTTCCAGGACTCGGGCGAGATGGTCGCCGCGCTGGAGGACGGGCAGATCGACGTGACCCTCCGCGGACTCGCCGCCAAGGACGTCGTCGACCTCCAGGACCGGCGGGCCAAGGACGAGATCCAGCTGCTGGAGGGGGCGGGCACCGAGATCAGTTACCTGGTGTTCAACCCGAAGGACCCGTGGGCCAAGAAGGCCGCTGTCCGCAAGGCCGTCGCGCAGGTCATCGACCGTCCGGCCATCGCCCACAACATCTACAAGGACACCGTCGAGCCGCTGTACTCCATGGTCCCGCGCGGGCTGGCCGGTCACACCACCGGCTTCTTCGACGACTACGGCAAACCCAGCACCGCCAAGGCCCGGCAGATGCTCCTGGAGGCCGGGATCGCCGAACGCGTCCCGCTCACCCTCTGGTACACGACCGACCGGTACGGCTCGACGACCAAGCCGGAGTTCGAGGAGCTCAGACGCCAGCTCAACGCGTCCGGCCTGTTCAGCGTCACCGTCAAGGGCCGCCCCTGGAAGACGTACGAGGCGGGCTACCGCAAGGGCGAGTACCCGGTGTTCGGCCGCGGCTGGTTCCCCGACTTCCCGGACGCGGAGAACTTCATCGCGCCGTTCGTGGGCGAGCAGAACGCGCTCGGTACGCCGTACAAGTCCCCCGAGATCACGGACGTGCTGCTGCCCGAGTCGCGCCGTCAGAGCGACCGCGGGGCCGTCGTCGCGCAGTTCAGGAGGGCCCAGGACATCCTCGTGGACGACGCGCGGCTGCTGCCGCTGTGGCAGGGCAAGCAGTACGTCGCCGCCAGCGAGGAGATCTCCGGCGTCGAGCGCTCCATCGACCCGTCGACGATCATGATGATGTGGGAGCTGGACCGCAAGACCAGCTGGTAG